From Rhododendron vialii isolate Sample 1 chromosome 10a, ASM3025357v1, the proteins below share one genomic window:
- the LOC131303666 gene encoding cold shock protein 1-like: MAEEEEIPKSRGTVKWFHDHKGYGFITPDDGGEDLFVHHSSIQSNGFRTLRVGQLVEFHIALEQERTKAVHVTGPDGSPLDNKTPNGGNRRRDSNNGGGCYNCGESGHLARECRRPVASGGGGDRGCFNCVESGHVARECRRPVASDGGGDGGCYTCGDYGHMARDCNRSGRGGGGDGGCYNCGDYGHVARDCNRGRGGFNGNGGGDVECYTCGGQGHIARECPSGRRKSGGGGSGGGGRGCYNCGEQGHFARECPNPSAA; encoded by the coding sequence ATGgcggaagaagaagagatcCCTAAATCACGAGGCACCGTAAAGTGGTTCCACGACCACAAGGGCTACGGCTTCATCACCCCCGACGACGGCGGCGAGGACCTCTTCGTCCACCACTCCTCCATCCAATCCAACGGGTTCCGCACCCTCCGCGTCGGCCAGCTCGTCGAGTTCCACATCGCCCTCGAACAAGAACGCACCAAGGCCGTCCACGTCACCGGTCCCGACGGATCTCCCCTCGACAACAAGACCCCTAACGGCGGTAATAGACGCCGTGATAGTAACAACGGTGGTGGGTGCTACAACTGCGGGGAAAGCGGACACTTGGCGAGGGAATGTCGCCGCCCCGTTgcgagtggtggtggtggagatagGGGCTGTTTTAATTGCGTGGAGAGTGGACACGTGGCCAGGGAATGTCGCCGTCCCGTGGCGAGTGACGGTGGTGGAGATGGGGGTTGTTATACCTGCGGCGATTACGGACACATGGCGAGAGACTGCAACCGCAGCGGccgcggtggtggtggagatgggGGTTGTTATAACTGTGGTGATTATGGACACGTGGCAAGGGACTGCAATCGCGGCCGCGGTGGTTTTAATGGTAATGGTGGTGGCGATGTTGAGTGTTATACTTGCGGGGGGCAAGGACACATAGCCAGGGAGTGCCCTAGTGGGCGGAGAAaaagcggcggcggcggcagtggtggtggtggaaggggGTGCTATAACTGTGGGGAACAAGGGCACTTTGCTAGAGAATGCCCTAATCCCTCAGCAGCTTGA
- the LOC131302657 gene encoding ferredoxin--NADP reductase, leaf-type isozyme, chloroplastic has product MAAAVSAAVSLPSSKSTSLPTRTSISINFNKVPFPYRNVCGGGKVSIIRAQVTTEAPAKVEKVSKKMEEGVVVNKFRPKEPYIGRCLLNTKITGDDAPGETWHMVFSTDGEVPYREGQSIGVIADGIDKNGKPHKLRLYSIASSALGDFGDSKTVSLCVKRLVYTNEKGELVKGVCSNFLCDLKPGFEVKITGPVGKEMLMPKDPNATVVMLATGTGIAPFRAFLWKMFFEKNDDYKFNGLAWLFLGVPTSSSLLYKEEFEKMKEKAPENFRLDFAVSREQTNEKGEKMYIQTRMAQYAEELWELLKKDNTFIYMCGLKGMEKGIDDIMVSLAAKDGIDWMDYKKQLKKSEQWNVEVY; this is encoded by the exons ATGGCTGCTGCAGTAAGTGCTGCAGTTTCCCTCCCATCCTCCAAATCTACTTCCCTACCAACCAGAACCTCAATTTCAATCAACTTTAACAAG GTTCCCTTTCCCTACAGAAATGTATGTGGAGGCGGGAAAGTATCCATTATTAGAGCCCAGGTCACAACTGAGGCTCCTGCAAAGGTTGAGAAGGTTTCCAAGAAAATGGAGGAAGGTGTGGTTGTGAACAAGTTCAGGCCAAAGGAACCTTACATCGGGAGATGCCTTCTTAACACTAAGATCACTGGTGATGATGCTCCTGGAGAAACTTGGCACATGGTCTTCAGCACCGATG GAGAAGTCCCATACAGAGAAGGACAATCCATTGGCGTAATTGCAGATGGCATTGACAAAAATGGGAAGCCTCACAAGCTTAGGTTATACTCAATTGCTAGCAGTGCTCTTGGTGACTTTGGAGATTCCAAAACT GTCTCCCTATGCGTGAAAAGGCTCGTTTATACCAATGAAAAAGGAGAATTAGTAAAAGGAGTTTGCTCAAACTTCCTGT GTGACTTGAAACCGGGATTCGAAGTGAAGATCACAGGACCTGTTGGAAAAGAAATGCTTATGCCAAAGGATCCAAATGCCACCGTTGTAATG CTTGCAACTGGAACTGGGATTGCTCCTTTCCGGGCATTCCTGTGGAAAATGTTCTTTGAGAAAAATGATGATTACAAG TTCAACGGTTTGGCATGGCTATTCTTGGGTGTCCCTACAAGTAGCTCGCTACTGTATAAGGAG GAATTCGAGAAAATGAAGGAGAAGGCCCCGGAGAACTTCAGGCTAGACTTCGCGGTGAGCAGAGAGCAAACTAATGAGAAAGGTGAAAAGATGTACATCCAAACCAGGATGGCCCAATATGCAGAAGAGCTGTGGGAGTTGCTCAAAAAGGACAATACATTTATCTATATGTGTGGGCTAAAAGGCATGGAAAAGGGTATTGATGACATAATGGTTTCACTGGCTGCAAAAGATG GGATCGATTGGATGGACTACAAGAAGCAGTTGAAGAAGTCAGAGCAATGGAATGTGGAAGTCTACTAG
- the LOC131302655 gene encoding uncharacterized protein LOC131302655 yields MADIVKQILAKPIQLADHVVKSADEASFFKSDCTELKFKAEKLAALLRQAARASNELYERPTRRIIEDTEQVLDKAHGLVQKCRAHGLVKRVFTIIPAAAFRKMSAQLENSIGDVSWLLRVSASDGGDEYLGLPPIAANEPILCLIWEQIAILSTGKLEDRADAAASLVSLARDNERYGKLIIEEGGVAPLLRLVKEGKVEGQENAARAIGLLGHDRESVEQMIQAGVCQVFSKILKDGPMKVQAVVAWAVSELAAHHFPCQDLFAQHNIIRLLVSHLAFETIQEHSKYSVTSKSLHAIVVATNKSPNGYSNGYSDGYSNGYSNGSHNLSKPSLNGNTEVDDPMSHGKTQHPLGNKETHQMHKVVSTTMAVNNQSKLQQSNGVNPTNQAKHVRTNSSHSLSGAITKGRENEDPETKAYMKAMAARALWHLAKGNSPICRSITESRALLCFAVLLEKGPDDVKYNSAMALMEITAVAEKDPDLRRSAFKPNSPACKSVVDQVLNIIEKADSHSELLIPCMKSVGSLARTFRATETRMISPLVRLLDEREAEVSREACIALTKFACNENYLHLDHCKAIIDAGGAKHLIQLAYFGEQIVQSPSVTLLCYIAMNVPDSEQLAEAKVLTVLEWASKQPLLAQDGAIEALLQEAKCRLELYQSRGDSRRFP; encoded by the exons ATGGCGGACATAGTGAAACAGATCTTAGCGAAACCCATCCAACTAGCCGACCATGTAGTCAAGTCCGCCGACGAGGCCAGCTTCTTCAAGTCCGACTGCACCGAGCTCAAGTTCAAGGCCGAGAAGCTCGCCGCGCTGCTCCGCCAGGCCGCACGCGCCAGCAACGAACTCTACGAGCGCCCCACGCGCCGGATCATCGAAGACACAGAACAAGTACTCGACAAGGCCCACGGGCTGGTCCAGAAGTGCAGGGCCCACGGGCTCGTGAAGCGGGTGTTCACGATCATACCGGCGGCGGCGTTCAGGAAGATGTCGGCCCAGCTGGAGAACTCGATCGGGGACGTGTCGTGGCTACTGCGCGTGTCGGCCAGTGATGGCGGCGATGAGTACTTGGGGCTGCCGCCGATCGCGGCGAACGAGCCGATTCTCTGCCTCATTTGGGAGCAGATCGCAATTTTGTCTACCGGGAAGCTTGAGGATCGGGCCGACGCCGCAGCCTCACTCGTATCGCTCGCGCGCGACAATGAGAG GTATGGGAAGCTGATTATCGAAGAAGGCGGAGTTGCGCCGCTACTGAGGCTAGTGAAAGAAGGCAAAGTAGAAGGTCAAGAGAATGCAGCTCGAGCTATTGGGCTTCTGGGCCACGACCGAGAAAGTGTTGAACAGATGATTCAAGCGGGCGTGTGCCAAGTGTTTTCGAAAATCCTCAAAGATGGTCCAATGAAAGTTCAGGCCGTTGTAGCCTGGGCAGTCTCAGAACTCGCAGCCCATCACTTCCCTTGCCAAGACCTCTTTGCCCAACACAACATAATCCGGTTACTTGTTAGCCACCTCGCTTTCGAAACCATTCAAGAACACAGCAAGTATTCCGTCACCAGCAAATCACTCCATGCCATTGTGGTTGCAACCAACAAATCTCCAAATGGTTATTCAAATGGTTATTCAGATGGTTATTCGAATGGTTATTCTAATGGGTCACACAACCTCAGCAAGCCAAGTTTGAATGGGAACACCGAGGTGGATGATCCAATGAGTCACGGTAAAACCCAACATCCGTTGGGTAATAAAGAAACTCATCAGATGCACAAAGTGGTTTCCACCACAATGGCTGTCAACAACCAGTCTAAGTTGCAACAGAGTAATGGCGTAAATCCAACCAATCAAGCCAAACATGTGAGAACCAACAGTAGTCATTCGCTTTCTGGGGCTATaacaaaaggaagagaaaatgagGATCCGGAAACAAAAGCCTACATGAAAGCAATGGCAGCAAGAGCCCTATGGCACCTAGCAAAAGGGAACTCACCCATTTGCCGAAGCATAACTGAATCAAGAGCCCTTTTGTGCTTTGCAGTACTACTGGAAAAAGGACCTGATGATGTGAAGTACAACTCTGCCATGGCCTTGATGGAGATCACTGCAGTGGCTGAGAAAGATCCGGATTTAAGGAGATCGGCATTCAAGCCCAATTCACCCGCTTGCAAGTCAGTTGTGGATCAAGTACTGAATATCATCGAAAAGGCCGATTCTCATTCGGAACTTCTTATACCATGTATGAAGTCCGTTGGTAGTCTGGCTAGGACTTTTCGGGCAACTGAGACGAGGATGATCAGCCCATTAGTGAGACTTCTAGATGAGAGAGAAGCAGAGGTTTCTAGGGAAGCTTGCATTGCCTTGACAAAATTTGCCTGTAATGAGAACTATCTCCACCTTGATCACTGCAAGGCTATTATAGATGCCGGTGGAGCAAAGCACTTAATTCAGCTAGCTTATTTTGGAGAGCAAATTGTGCAGAGTCCTTCGGTGACTCTGCTTTGTTACATTGCAATGAATGTTCCAGATAGTGAACAATTAGCCGAAGCCAAGGTGCTTACTGTGCTTGAATGGGCATCGAAGCAACCTCTATTGGCACAAGATGGAGCTATTGAGGCATTGCTGCAAGAGGCCAAATGCAGGTTAGAGCTTTATCAGTCCAGAGGAGATTCGAGGCGATTCCCTTGA